A window from Mya arenaria isolate MELC-2E11 chromosome 9, ASM2691426v1 encodes these proteins:
- the LOC128245734 gene encoding uncharacterized protein LOC128245734, with product MLTHEVLTSLVCEHISGSLRSAVEEARRTLIYCLIKTSRVLSLKLMRPEDLQTIPNIGPRLASTIVDLREHYGNLTPESLQTMLRHKLPDTVMQELDFTPNRDLVGNTCPPPLGVQTSHTSPLVSKIETEVDGLDLGRLRESDSDEDVQSASGIPRSYSTRQKKVRMHKSSRLPHSKLLSLHRLDSSTDESDTRQAPMIKSEQVKLHSSLPEKDHISQKHAEYPQEVVQASPHGLSMRKGSHALKDIPKSLVYDGKSSWHSFEMKFQQCAQSFGWSTDDCKLCLLHCLSGKALDKCARLLQCSPKMPYRSLLSKLKERFGSEFPASAQAKFADASQEKGECMEDWADRVQELAAEAFRSLPETFTNQQAIDRFCQGLQDREAGHSTFMRKYTTIEEAMNNIRLFQHSKSAMGKKNLFIKQ from the exons ATGTTGACACATGAAGTGCTTACGTCACTGGTCTGTGAGCACATCTCGGGGAGTTTGAGATCAGCTGTAGAAGAAGCAAGACGTACTTTGATATACTGTTTAATAAAGACCTCACGTGTTCTTTCCCTAAAGTTGATG CGTCCTGAAGACTTGCAGACAATTCCAAATATTGGCCCAAGGTTAGCATCTACTATTGTAGATTTGCGTGAGCATTATGGCAATCTCACACCAGAAAGTTTGCAGACAATGCTTCGGCATAAACTGCCGGACACTGTCATGCAAGAGTTGGATTTCACGCCAAACAGAGACTTGGTCGGCAACACCTGCCCACCTCCTCTAGGTGTACAAACATCCCATACCTCCCCTCTTGTTTCAAAAATTGAGACAGAGGTTGACGG GTTGGACCTGGGTAGACTGCGAGAAAGtgacagtgacgaggatgtccAGTCAGCGTCTGGTATCCCTCGCTCATACAGTACCCGACAGAAAAAGGTACGTATGCATAAAAGCAGTCGGTTACCTCACTCCAAACTCCTGTCCCTTCACCGTCTTGATTCATCTACTGATGAGTCCGACACTAGACAAGCCCCAATGATAAAGAGTGAGCAAGTCAAGTTGCACTCCTCCTTACCTGAGAAGGACCATATTTCGCAAAAACATGCGGAATACCCCCAAGAGGTAGTACAGGCGTCCCCTCATGGCCTCTCTATGCGCAAGGGTAGTCATGCATTGAAGGATATACCTAAATCTCTGGTATATGATGGTAAATCGAGCTGgcattcatttgaaatgaagttTCAGCAGTGTGCACAATCATTTGGCTGGAGTACAGATGATTGTAAACTctgtttattacattgtttgtcAGGGAAGGCACTCGACAAATGTGCTCGATTGCTTCAATGCAGTCCAAAAATGCCTTACCGTtctttattgagcaaacttaAGGAGCGGTTCGGCTCAGAGTTTCCCGCCTCTGCGCAAGCCAAGTTCGCTGACGCTTCCCAGGAAAAAGGTGAGTGTATGGAAGACTGGGCAGATAGGGTACAAGAGTTAGCGGCTGAAGCTTTCCGGTCACTGCCGGAGACCTTCACAAACCAGCAGGCGATAGACCGCTTCTGTCAAGGCCTGCAAGATCGAGAAGCTGGTCATAGCACCTTCATGCGTAAGTATACAACCATTGAAGAGGCCATGAATAACATCAGGTTGTTTCAGCATTCCAAGAGTGCTATGGGAAAGAAAAATCTATTCATAAAGCAGTAG